The Muntiacus reevesi chromosome 10, mMunRee1.1, whole genome shotgun sequence genome has a segment encoding these proteins:
- the CLDN23 gene encoding claudin-23 gives MRTPVVMTLGMVLAPCGLLLTLTSTLTPGWRLVKGFLDQPQDLVLYQGLWDMCREQSSRERQCGQRDDLGYFAAEPVRVARGLTVTSLAVTGLGLLLATLGVRCWRDEPHFALAGLSGVVLFTAGLLSLIPVSWYNHFLADRTVLPAQASPVTVQVGYSLVLGYLGSCLLLLGGFSLALSFAPWCAERCDSCRKAPSSSARRSSISTVYIDGPEPALTPAIKYYSDGQHRPRPDQLGAASQRKAGFPMPRPPPRAYSNPVDVLDGEKAPNSEPGGSSRSTQPCGSALPCDSDV, from the coding sequence ATGCGGACGCCGGTGGTGATGACGCTGGGCATGGTGCTCGCGCCCTGTGGGCTGTTACTCACCCTGACCAGTACGCTGACGCCCGGCTGGAGGCTGGTGAAGGGCTTCCTCGACCAGCCGCAGGACCTGGTGCTGTACCAGGGCCTGTGGGACATGTGCCGCGAGCAGAGCAGTCGCGAGCGCCAGTGCGGCCAGCGGGACGACCTGGGCTACTTCGCCGCCGAGCCGGTGCGCGTGGCGCGGGGACTGACGGTCACGTCGCTGGCCGTCAcgggcctggggctgctgctGGCGACGCTCGGCGTGCGCTGCTGGAGGGACGAGCCCCACTTCGCGCTGGCCGGCCTCTCTGGCGTCGTGCTCTTCACCGCGGGCCTCTTGAGCCTCATCCCAGTCTCCTGGTACAACCACTTCTTGGCGGATCGCACCGTTCTGCCGGCCCAGGCCAGCCCGGTCACGGTGCAGGTCGGCTACAGCCTGGTGCTGGGCTACCTGGGcagctgcctgctgctgctgggcGGCTTCTCGCTGGCGCTCAGCTTCGCGCCCTGGTGCGCCGAGCGCTGTGACAGCTGCCGCAAGGCGCCCTCCAGCAGCGCGCGCCGCAGCAGCATCAGCACCGTGTACATCGACGGGCCGGAGCCGGCACTCACGCCGGCCATCAAGTACTACAGTGATGGCCAGCACCGGCCGCGGCCTGATCAGCTGGGCGCCGCCAGCCAGCGCAAGGCCGGCTTCCCGATGCCCCGGCCCCCACCCAGAGCCTACAGCAATCCGGTGGACGTGCTCGACGGGGAGAAAGCTCCAAACTCCGAACCCGGCGGGTCTTCCCGCAGCACTCAGCCCTGCGGCAGCGCGCTGCCCTGCGACTCAGATGTGTAG